A genomic region of Fundidesulfovibrio terrae contains the following coding sequences:
- a CDS encoding ABC transporter ATP-binding protein, which yields MNKDHVLEVNGLTMRFGGLTAVSQFSASLPAGSITGLIGPNGAGKTTCFNMITGFYKPTEGSLSFMGRDITGLPPHMNCRSGIARTFQNIRLFGNETVLENVMIGGHVRQKTNWMQAVFFTPAYLKEDREMRARSLELLDVVGLKHLAGEKAASLPYGAQRRLEIARALATKPGLLLLDEPAAGMNPQETQDLIRFIRDIRDQFGLTVFLIEHDMKLVMEICEHMWVLDYGVTIADGNPEAIKSNPKVIEAYLGEEAHCDA from the coding sequence ATGAACAAAGACCACGTCCTCGAAGTGAACGGCCTGACCATGCGTTTCGGTGGCCTCACCGCCGTTTCCCAGTTCAGCGCCAGCCTGCCCGCCGGGAGCATCACCGGGCTCATCGGCCCCAACGGGGCGGGCAAGACTACCTGCTTCAACATGATCACCGGCTTCTACAAGCCCACTGAAGGGAGCCTCTCCTTCATGGGCCGCGACATCACGGGGCTGCCCCCGCACATGAACTGCCGCTCCGGCATCGCGCGCACCTTCCAGAACATCCGGCTTTTCGGCAACGAGACCGTGCTGGAAAACGTGATGATCGGCGGGCACGTGCGCCAGAAGACCAACTGGATGCAGGCCGTGTTCTTCACTCCGGCCTACCTCAAGGAAGACCGTGAGATGCGCGCGCGCTCCCTGGAGCTTCTCGACGTGGTGGGACTCAAGCACCTGGCGGGCGAGAAGGCCGCGAGCCTTCCGTACGGAGCCCAGCGTCGCCTTGAGATCGCCCGCGCCCTGGCCACCAAGCCCGGGCTTCTCCTGCTCGACGAGCCCGCCGCGGGCATGAACCCCCAGGAAACCCAGGACCTCATCCGCTTCATCCGCGACATCCGCGATCAGTTCGGGCTCACCGTGTTCCTCATCGAGCACGACATGAAGCTGGTCATGGAGATCTGCGAGCACATGTGGGTGCTGGACTACGGCGTGACCATCGCCGACGGGAACCCCGAGGCCATCAAGTCCAACCCCAAGGTCATCGAGGCGTACCTCGGCGAGGAGGCCCACTGCGATGCTTAA
- a CDS encoding PEP-CTERM sorting domain-containing protein — protein MKKAFLLLALLFCLPGVSFAASIMPDFADVPTGWTTDRYAPATFANIGIYQGRDNVLEIGISRADGLTARPAAYQSMFYNTQGENHELNAGSGSILSAALWISEDWSDAATAGNVRTDMWAVMSDGSAVTDYPIIGFTNYGGAARYRIWDQDTINGWVDINTPVQYDAWNDFAIDFTGSSYIYSINGTTVYTDTTLGGSTKFKGTIMQAYNFFDPALAGANPEQYSVHWSNTVATPEPCTMGLMGLGAAGMAFMRRRARK, from the coding sequence ATGAAAAAAGCATTTCTCCTTCTGGCATTGCTCTTCTGCCTTCCCGGCGTCAGTTTCGCTGCCTCGATCATGCCCGACTTCGCGGATGTCCCAACCGGCTGGACCACCGACAGGTATGCCCCCGCGACTTTCGCCAACATCGGCATATATCAGGGAAGGGACAACGTGCTGGAAATCGGTATCAGCCGCGCCGACGGGTTGACCGCCCGGCCCGCAGCCTATCAGAGCATGTTCTACAACACCCAGGGAGAAAATCACGAGCTTAACGCGGGTTCCGGCTCGATCCTTTCGGCCGCCCTGTGGATTTCCGAGGACTGGTCGGATGCCGCGACGGCCGGCAACGTGCGCACGGACATGTGGGCCGTCATGTCCGACGGTTCGGCCGTCACCGATTACCCGATCATCGGCTTCACCAACTACGGCGGTGCGGCGCGATACCGGATCTGGGACCAGGACACCATCAACGGATGGGTGGATATCAACACCCCCGTGCAGTACGACGCCTGGAACGACTTCGCCATCGACTTCACGGGATCGTCCTACATCTACTCGATCAATGGAACCACCGTCTACACCGACACGACTCTCGGCGGCAGCACCAAGTTCAAGGGCACGATCATGCAGGCCTACAATTTCTTTGATCCCGCCCTGGCCGGCGCCAACCCCGAGCAGTACAGCGTCCATTGGTCGAACACGGTGGCCACTCCCGAGCCCTGCACCATGGGTCTGATGGGCCTGGGCGCGGCGGGCATGGCTTTCATGCGCAGACGCGCCAGGAAGTAG
- a CDS encoding branched-chain amino acid ABC transporter permease produces the protein MSKTTLLLFNVLALGVLGLFIWWAGGSLDGYKIQILNLIAVNIILALSLNLIYGFTGMFSLGHAGFMCIGAYVCSLLILTPDQKDTLFILGGAFDWVQNAQAPFLVAVVAGGLVAALFGLLVGIPLLRLGDDYLGIATLGFAEIVRILATNFTSITNGSLGLKGIPDHANLWWNFGWCVVTLYVIVRLLKSNTGSVLKAIRDDEYAAKAMGIDVFRYKLLSFTVGSFFAGIGGALLASLLTTIDPKMFLFTLTFNVLMIVVTGGLGSITGSVLAGIGITVLLEWLRVVENPIEFGGFEIAGIPGMRMVVFSLALIFVILFRREGLMGMREFSWSALAAKMGKSK, from the coding sequence ATGAGCAAGACAACCCTGCTCCTGTTTAACGTCCTGGCCCTTGGGGTCCTGGGGCTCTTCATCTGGTGGGCCGGTGGGTCGCTGGACGGCTACAAGATCCAGATCCTGAACCTCATCGCCGTCAACATCATCCTGGCCCTGTCCCTGAACCTCATCTACGGCTTCACGGGCATGTTCAGCCTGGGCCACGCCGGGTTCATGTGCATCGGGGCCTACGTGTGCTCGCTGCTTATCCTCACCCCGGATCAGAAGGACACCCTGTTCATCCTGGGCGGGGCCTTCGACTGGGTCCAGAACGCCCAGGCCCCGTTTTTGGTGGCGGTAGTGGCGGGCGGCCTTGTGGCGGCCCTGTTCGGGCTTCTCGTCGGCATACCGCTTCTGCGCCTGGGAGACGACTACCTGGGCATCGCCACCCTCGGATTCGCCGAGATCGTGCGTATCCTGGCCACCAACTTCACCTCCATCACCAACGGGTCACTGGGCCTCAAGGGCATCCCGGACCACGCCAACCTCTGGTGGAACTTCGGCTGGTGCGTGGTGACGCTCTACGTCATCGTGCGCCTGCTCAAGTCCAACACCGGCAGCGTGCTCAAGGCCATCCGCGACGACGAGTACGCGGCCAAGGCCATGGGCATCGACGTGTTCCGCTACAAGCTGTTGTCCTTCACGGTGGGGTCCTTCTTCGCGGGCATCGGCGGCGCGCTTCTGGCGAGCCTGCTCACCACCATCGACCCCAAGATGTTCCTGTTCACCCTGACCTTCAACGTGCTCATGATCGTGGTCACGGGCGGGCTCGGGTCCATCACCGGCTCGGTGCTGGCGGGCATCGGCATCACGGTGCTGCTGGAGTGGCTGCGCGTGGTGGAGAACCCCATCGAGTTCGGCGGGTTCGAGATCGCGGGCATCCCGGGCATGCGCATGGTGGTGTTCTCGCTGGCGCTCATCTTCGTGATCCTCTTTAGGCGCGAAGGGCTCATGGGCATGCGCGAGTTTTCCTGGAGCGCGCTGGCCGCAAAGATGGGGAAGTCCAAATGA
- the tdh gene encoding L-threonine 3-dehydrogenase, giving the protein MKALAKTERGPGLKLIDTPKPEVGHNDVLIKIKKTAICGTDIHIWKWDEWAQKTIPVPMHVGHEYVGEIVEIGQEVRGFEIGDRVSGEGHVTCGFCRNCRAGRRHLCRNTFGVGVNRPGSFAEYLSIPAFNAFKIPDDISDDLASIFDPFGNAVHTALSFDLTGEDVLITGAGPIGIMAVAICRHVGARHVVITDVNDYRLDLARKMGATRAVNVSREDLKDVMADLRMTEGFDVGLEMSGAPVAFTDMLAHMNHGGRVALLGIPPSGTCVDWNHVIFKGLVIKGIYGREMFETWYKMTAMLQSGLDISPVITHHFPVEEFEKGFEVMIGGQSGKVILDWTK; this is encoded by the coding sequence ATGAAAGCGCTGGCAAAAACCGAACGCGGCCCCGGGCTCAAGCTCATCGACACGCCAAAGCCCGAGGTCGGGCACAACGACGTGCTCATCAAGATCAAGAAGACCGCCATCTGCGGCACCGATATCCACATCTGGAAATGGGACGAATGGGCCCAGAAGACCATCCCCGTGCCCATGCACGTGGGACACGAATACGTGGGCGAGATCGTGGAGATCGGCCAGGAGGTGCGCGGCTTCGAAATCGGAGACCGCGTCTCCGGCGAGGGCCACGTCACCTGCGGCTTCTGCCGCAACTGCCGCGCCGGGCGCAGGCACCTGTGCCGCAACACCTTCGGCGTGGGCGTGAACCGCCCAGGCTCCTTCGCCGAGTACCTGTCCATCCCGGCCTTCAACGCTTTCAAGATCCCCGACGACATTTCGGATGATCTGGCCTCCATCTTCGACCCCTTCGGCAACGCCGTGCACACCGCCCTGTCCTTCGACCTGACCGGCGAGGACGTGCTCATCACCGGGGCCGGTCCCATCGGCATCATGGCCGTGGCCATCTGCCGCCATGTGGGCGCGCGCCATGTGGTGATCACCGACGTCAACGACTACCGCCTGGACCTGGCCCGCAAGATGGGGGCCACCCGGGCCGTGAACGTCTCCCGCGAGGACCTGAAGGACGTCATGGCCGACCTGCGCATGACCGAAGGCTTCGACGTGGGGCTGGAGATGTCCGGCGCTCCCGTGGCCTTCACGGACATGCTCGCCCACATGAACCACGGCGGCCGCGTCGCGCTTTTGGGGATTCCGCCCTCCGGCACCTGCGTGGACTGGAACCACGTCATCTTCAAGGGGCTGGTGATCAAGGGCATCTACGGCCGCGAGATGTTCGAGACCTGGTACAAGATGACCGCCATGCTCCAGAGCGGCCTGGACATAAGCCCCGTCATCACCCACCACTTCCCGGTGGAGGAGTTCGAAAAGGGCTTCGAGGTGATGATCGGCGGCCAGAGCGGGAAAGTCATCCTGGACTGGACGAAGTAG
- a CDS encoding ABC transporter ATP-binding protein, which translates to MLKITDLHVHYGGIHALKGVSLEVPQGKIVTLIGANGAGKSSTLRAIAGLIKNKSGSITYNGKDIGAMNPVEIVKSGVVMSPEGRRIFPHLSVYENLMLGAYSRSDKEGIEKDLAWVYELFPRMRERQQQRGGTLSGGEQQMLAVGRALMSAPEVVMLDEPSLGLAPLLVRDVFEIIKTINAKGMTVLLVEQNAYAALKVAHHAYVLETGAIVLQGSGEELIADKRVCEAYLGG; encoded by the coding sequence ATGCTTAAGATCACGGACCTCCACGTGCACTACGGGGGCATCCACGCCCTGAAGGGCGTCTCCCTGGAAGTGCCCCAGGGCAAGATCGTCACCCTCATCGGGGCCAACGGCGCGGGCAAGTCGAGCACGCTACGGGCCATCGCCGGGCTCATCAAGAACAAGTCCGGCTCCATCACCTACAACGGCAAGGACATCGGGGCCATGAACCCGGTGGAGATCGTCAAGTCCGGAGTGGTCATGTCTCCGGAGGGGCGGCGCATCTTCCCCCACCTGTCGGTGTACGAGAACCTCATGCTCGGGGCCTACAGCCGCTCCGACAAGGAAGGCATCGAGAAGGACCTGGCCTGGGTGTACGAGCTCTTCCCGCGCATGCGCGAACGCCAGCAGCAGCGGGGCGGCACCCTTTCCGGCGGTGAGCAGCAGATGCTGGCCGTGGGGCGCGCCCTCATGAGCGCCCCCGAGGTGGTCATGCTCGACGAGCCGAGCCTCGGCCTCGCGCCGCTACTGGTGCGCGACGTGTTCGAGATCATCAAGACCATCAACGCCAAGGGCATGACCGTGCTGCTCGTCGAGCAGAACGCCTACGCCGCGCTCAAGGTGGCCCACCACGCCTACGTGCTGGAGACCGGCGCCATCGTGCTCCAGGGCTCGGGCGAGGAACTCATCGCGGACAAGCGCGTCTGCGAAGCCTACCTGGGAGGATAA
- a CDS encoding branched-chain amino acid ABC transporter permease, whose product MNVETFIQHALNSLTLGSLYALIAIGYTMVYGILRLINFAHSEIFMLGAYFVFWGFTVLHLPWPVAIAVSIVFTALLGIAVDRVAYKPLRDAPRISALISAIGVSFFLQNVTIVFFQAIPRAVYRPEWMESPILMGNVRVLPITLFVPVLSVLLMLGLLYIVYRTKTGLGMRAISKDIETSYLMGVPVNRVIAITFGIGSGLAAASGIMWALRYPQLQPIMGAIPGFKAFIAAVFGGIGSIQGAVVGGIVLGFVEIMTVAFFPDLAGYRDAFAFVILIVVLMYKPTGLFGERMEVKV is encoded by the coding sequence ATGAATGTCGAAACGTTCATCCAGCACGCGCTCAACAGCCTGACCCTGGGCAGCCTCTACGCGCTCATCGCCATCGGCTACACCATGGTCTACGGCATCCTGCGCCTGATCAACTTCGCCCACAGCGAGATATTCATGCTGGGCGCCTATTTCGTCTTCTGGGGCTTCACGGTGCTCCACTTGCCCTGGCCCGTGGCCATCGCGGTCTCCATCGTCTTCACCGCCCTCTTGGGCATCGCAGTGGACCGCGTGGCCTACAAGCCCCTGCGGGACGCGCCACGCATATCCGCGCTCATCAGCGCCATCGGCGTGTCGTTCTTCCTGCAGAACGTGACTATCGTGTTCTTCCAGGCCATTCCCCGCGCGGTCTACCGCCCCGAATGGATGGAGAGCCCCATCCTCATGGGCAATGTGCGCGTTCTGCCCATCACGCTTTTCGTGCCCGTGCTCTCGGTGCTCCTGATGCTGGGCCTTCTCTACATCGTCTACCGCACCAAGACCGGCCTTGGCATGCGGGCCATCAGCAAGGACATCGAGACCAGCTACCTCATGGGCGTGCCGGTCAACCGGGTCATCGCCATCACCTTCGGCATCGGATCGGGCCTGGCGGCGGCCAGCGGCATCATGTGGGCCCTCAGGTACCCGCAGCTGCAGCCCATCATGGGCGCGATCCCCGGCTTCAAGGCGTTCATCGCGGCGGTGTTCGGCGGCATCGGCTCCATCCAGGGCGCCGTGGTGGGCGGCATCGTGCTTGGCTTCGTGGAGATCATGACCGTGGCCTTCTTCCCTGACCTGGCGGGCTACCGCGACGCCTTCGCCTTCGTCATCCTTATCGTGGTCCTGATGTACAAGCCCACGGGCCTGTTCGGCGAAAGAATGGAGGTGAAGGTCTAA
- a CDS encoding ABC transporter substrate-binding protein, producing MKRILALCMAMIFAFAGMAWAADDTVRIGVFLPLTGQNAFGGQLELEGVQMAHKEAGTVLGKKVELFVVDNKSDKVESANATKRLIEKEKVQAIIGTYGSSLAMAGGEVSEKAGIPQVGTSCTNPLVTQGKKYIFRVCFIDPLQGAGAATYAAKTLGFKKAAMLVDVANDYSVGLSNFFKKSFTKMGGQVVATLNYQSGDQDFTAQLTKIIAEKPDVLFIPSYFAEGAIIMKQARELGATFKIMGGDAMDNPEITKIGGKAVEGFVQTTFPYDPSMKNMNPTAKKFTDEWKKTHAADKDPNVNAALGYDAYMIIIDAIKRAGKAEPEAITKALAETKGFQGVTGDTTINETHDAVKPIGLIEIKDGKKVYEGEVAPEL from the coding sequence ATGAAAAGGATTCTAGCACTGTGCATGGCCATGATCTTCGCTTTCGCGGGCATGGCTTGGGCCGCGGACGACACCGTCCGCATCGGCGTGTTCCTGCCCCTGACCGGACAGAACGCCTTCGGCGGCCAGCTTGAGCTCGAGGGCGTGCAGATGGCTCACAAGGAAGCCGGCACCGTTCTCGGCAAGAAGGTCGAGCTCTTCGTGGTGGACAACAAGTCCGACAAGGTCGAGTCCGCCAACGCCACCAAGCGCCTGATCGAGAAAGAGAAGGTCCAGGCCATCATCGGCACCTACGGCTCCTCCCTGGCCATGGCCGGCGGCGAAGTCTCCGAGAAGGCCGGCATCCCCCAGGTCGGCACCAGCTGCACCAACCCCCTCGTGACCCAGGGCAAGAAGTACATCTTCCGCGTGTGCTTCATCGACCCCCTGCAGGGCGCCGGCGCGGCCACCTACGCCGCCAAGACCCTGGGCTTCAAGAAGGCCGCCATGCTGGTTGACGTGGCCAACGACTACTCCGTGGGCCTGTCCAACTTCTTCAAGAAGTCCTTCACCAAGATGGGCGGCCAGGTCGTGGCCACCCTGAACTACCAGTCCGGCGACCAGGACTTCACCGCCCAGCTGACCAAGATCATCGCCGAGAAGCCCGACGTCCTGTTCATCCCCTCCTACTTCGCCGAAGGCGCCATCATCATGAAGCAGGCCCGCGAGCTCGGCGCCACCTTCAAGATCATGGGCGGCGACGCCATGGACAACCCCGAGATCACCAAGATCGGCGGCAAGGCCGTGGAAGGCTTCGTGCAGACCACCTTCCCCTACGACCCGTCCATGAAGAACATGAACCCCACCGCCAAGAAGTTCACCGACGAGTGGAAGAAGACCCACGCCGCCGACAAGGATCCCAACGTCAACGCGGCCCTGGGCTACGACGCCTACATGATCATCATCGACGCCATCAAGCGCGCCGGCAAGGCCGAGCCCGAAGCCATCACCAAGGCCCTGGCCGAGACCAAGGGCTTCCAGGGCGTGACCGGCGACACCACCATCAACGAGACCCACGACGCGGTGAAGCCCATCGGCCTCATCGAGATCAAGGACGGCAAGAAGGTCTACGAAGGCGAAGTCGCTCCTGAGCTGTAA
- a CDS encoding IclR family transcriptional regulator, whose translation MKGKDNASETLAKGLRILDIFGVEDAGFTLSQISGRVGLNKTSVYRYVNTFRELGYLRRDERTGLYHLGVRSLSLAHAIMEKSEMVQQVKPFVEEAYRKHGVHVDVGIVAGDAIYLIYRHESKDTQVFRSFSYSSEPYYLATGKAAMAFMDSGELRQLLDRLDLSAKTEKTIVDREELLAELKRAQEKGYSVNNEEFVPGLIAIGAPLFSLRTGRVVGGVSFDSTTDQYSMKEFEARFSGYLVELAKKISAVVSL comes from the coding sequence GTGAAGGGGAAGGACAACGCCTCGGAAACTCTCGCCAAGGGCTTGCGGATACTGGACATCTTCGGGGTCGAGGATGCCGGATTCACGCTGAGCCAGATCTCCGGCCGGGTGGGCCTCAACAAGACTTCCGTCTACCGCTACGTCAACACGTTCCGCGAGCTGGGATACCTCCGCCGCGACGAGCGCACCGGGCTCTACCACCTGGGCGTACGCTCGTTGTCGCTCGCACACGCCATCATGGAAAAAAGCGAGATGGTGCAGCAGGTCAAACCCTTCGTGGAAGAGGCCTACCGCAAGCATGGGGTCCACGTTGACGTGGGCATCGTGGCGGGCGACGCCATCTATCTCATCTACCGGCACGAATCCAAGGACACCCAGGTCTTCCGTTCCTTCAGCTATTCCTCCGAGCCCTACTATCTGGCCACCGGCAAGGCCGCCATGGCCTTCATGGATTCCGGGGAACTGCGCCAGCTGCTCGACCGCCTCGACCTCTCCGCCAAGACCGAAAAGACCATCGTGGACAGGGAAGAGCTGCTCGCGGAACTCAAGAGAGCCCAGGAAAAGGGCTATTCGGTGAACAACGAGGAATTCGTGCCCGGGCTCATCGCCATCGGCGCGCCCCTTTTCTCCCTGCGCACCGGCAGGGTCGTCGGCGGAGTCAGCTTCGACTCCACCACGGACCAGTACTCCATGAAGGAATTCGAAGCCCGCTTTTCGGGCTATCTGGTGGAGCTGGCCAAGAAGATTTCGGCGGTCGTCTCGTTGTAG
- the rarD gene encoding EamA family transporter RarD: MKQESSASGVLAAASAFVCWGLLPLYWKAISGVPALEIICHRVVWSLACTGLLLAFAGGFASIRQALRTPRTLLLLACSSSLIGINWFLYVWSVNAGHVLEASLGYYLNPLVNVVLGMAVFGDRLGRTQGVAVALAAAGVAVQLAAQGRLPWIALALAVTFGLYGMVRKLMSLESLPGLFVETLVLAVPAGGWLGWLAFTGEGSLGRAGLGTDVLLTGAGVVTTLPLLAFAFGARRITMTTLGVLQYLGPTGMLFLGVMVYGEPFGPDRLATFGLIWAGVALYTVDGLRKLRWFKPGKAG; encoded by the coding sequence ATGAAGCAAGAAAGTTCCGCATCGGGAGTCCTGGCCGCCGCTTCGGCATTCGTGTGCTGGGGGCTCCTGCCCCTCTACTGGAAGGCCATCTCCGGCGTCCCTGCCCTGGAGATCATCTGCCACCGCGTGGTCTGGTCCCTGGCCTGCACGGGCCTTCTCCTGGCCTTCGCCGGAGGCTTCGCCAGCATCAGGCAGGCCCTGCGCACCCCGCGCACGCTCCTGCTCCTGGCCTGCTCCAGCAGCTTGATCGGCATCAACTGGTTCCTCTACGTCTGGTCCGTCAACGCGGGCCACGTGCTGGAGGCCAGCCTCGGCTACTACCTGAACCCCCTGGTCAACGTGGTGCTGGGCATGGCCGTGTTCGGCGACCGCTTGGGCCGCACCCAGGGAGTCGCCGTGGCCCTGGCCGCCGCAGGCGTGGCCGTGCAGCTTGCCGCCCAGGGACGGCTCCCCTGGATCGCCCTGGCTCTGGCCGTGACCTTTGGGCTCTACGGCATGGTGCGCAAGCTCATGTCCCTGGAGTCGTTGCCGGGCCTCTTCGTTGAGACCCTGGTGCTGGCGGTCCCGGCCGGAGGCTGGCTGGGCTGGCTGGCGTTTACGGGCGAGGGGAGCCTGGGCCGCGCGGGACTGGGCACGGACGTGCTCCTGACCGGGGCGGGAGTGGTCACCACGCTGCCGCTCCTGGCCTTCGCCTTCGGCGCCCGGCGCATCACCATGACCACTCTGGGGGTGCTGCAGTACCTCGGCCCAACGGGCATGCTGTTTCTCGGCGTCATGGTCTACGGCGAGCCCTTCGGCCCGGACCGGCTGGCCACCTTCGGGCTCATCTGGGCGGGCGTGGCCCTCTATACCGTGGACGGCCTGCGCAAGCTGCGTTGGTTCAAGCCGGGCAAGGCGGGATAG
- a CDS encoding glycine C-acetyltransferase translates to MREKFLSHLRETVEQVRADGFYKAERVIASPQSSRIHLSAGQDVLNFCANNYLGLADDPRLIQAAKDGLDRYGFGMASVRFICGTQTIHKDLEAAVSSFLGTEDTILYTSCFDANGGLFETILSAEDAVISDELNHASIIDGVRLCKAKRFRYKNNDMADLEAKLKEADAEGARFKLIATDGVFSMDGIIADLKGICDLADKYGALVMVDDSHAVGFIGQGGRGTPEHCGVQGRVDIITGTLGKALGGASGGYTSGRREIVEILRQRSRPYLFSNTLAPNIAAASVKVLELLSGEEGADLRSRVRENAARFRSQMAAHGFTLAGSDHPIIPVMLGDAVLAGRMAEELLKEGVYVIGFSFPVVPKGKARIRTQMSAAHTPEQIDRCVAAFAKVGKALGAIA, encoded by the coding sequence ATGAGAGAAAAATTCCTGTCCCACCTGCGCGAGACCGTCGAACAGGTCCGTGCGGACGGATTCTACAAGGCCGAGCGGGTCATCGCCAGCCCGCAGTCGTCCCGCATCCACCTGTCCGCCGGACAGGACGTGCTCAACTTCTGCGCCAACAACTATCTGGGCCTGGCCGACGATCCCCGCTTGATCCAGGCGGCCAAGGACGGCCTGGACCGCTACGGCTTCGGCATGGCCTCCGTACGCTTCATCTGCGGCACCCAGACCATCCACAAGGACCTCGAAGCCGCCGTCTCCTCCTTCCTGGGCACCGAGGATACCATCCTCTACACCAGCTGCTTCGACGCCAACGGCGGGCTCTTCGAGACCATTCTGTCCGCCGAGGACGCCGTCATCTCCGACGAACTCAACCACGCCTCCATCATCGACGGTGTGCGCCTGTGCAAGGCCAAGCGCTTCCGCTACAAAAACAACGATATGGCCGACCTGGAGGCCAAGCTCAAGGAAGCCGACGCGGAAGGGGCGCGCTTCAAGCTCATCGCCACCGACGGCGTCTTCTCCATGGACGGCATCATCGCCGACCTGAAGGGCATCTGCGACCTGGCCGACAAGTACGGAGCCCTGGTCATGGTGGACGACTCCCACGCCGTGGGCTTCATCGGCCAGGGCGGGCGTGGCACCCCGGAGCACTGCGGAGTGCAGGGCAGGGTGGACATCATCACCGGCACCCTGGGCAAGGCCCTGGGCGGCGCGTCCGGCGGCTACACCTCCGGGCGCCGGGAGATCGTGGAGATTCTGCGCCAGCGCTCGCGCCCGTACCTCTTCTCCAACACCCTGGCCCCCAACATCGCTGCGGCCTCGGTCAAGGTGCTGGAGCTGCTCTCTGGCGAGGAGGGCGCGGATCTGCGTTCACGCGTCCGCGAGAACGCAGCGCGCTTCCGCTCCCAGATGGCTGCCCACGGCTTCACCCTGGCGGGAAGCGACCACCCCATCATCCCGGTGATGCTGGGCGACGCCGTGCTGGCCGGGCGCATGGCCGAGGAGCTCCTGAAGGAAGGCGTCTACGTCATCGGGTTCTCCTTCCCCGTGGTGCCCAAGGGCAAGGCCCGCATCCGTACCCAGATGAGCGCGGCCCACACCCCCGAACAGATCGACCGTTGCGTCGCGGCCTTCGCCAAGGTCGGCAAGGCCCTGGGCGCGATCGCATAA